In Streptomyces sp. NBC_01426, one genomic interval encodes:
- a CDS encoding ABC transporter permease, with the protein MRVFLSALGIAIGIATMIAVVGISSSSQAKLLRELDKLGTNMLVVTPGQSMFSGQDTKLPKDAPGMIARIEGVESVGTTGDVKESVRRSENIPKEETGAIAVKAARDRLLDTLRARMAKGTWLNGATGRYPSVVLGDVSARRLGITEPGRQVFIGGRYFTVIGILEPVPLAPEIERSALVGWEAAERLLGFDGHPTAVYERSADDRVTAVRDLVARTANPSSPSTVSVTDPSAALQAKAATEGAFSTLLLGLGGIALLVGGVGVANTMIISVLERRHEIGLRRSLGATKGQVRIQFVTESLLLSGLGGVAGIVLGGAATAVYARAGDLPWVVPLWAVTGGFASTLAIGTFAGLYPAVRAARLSPTLALQAG; encoded by the coding sequence ATGCGCGTGTTCCTCTCGGCGCTCGGGATCGCCATCGGGATCGCGACGATGATCGCGGTCGTCGGCATCTCCTCGTCCAGCCAGGCCAAACTGCTGCGCGAACTCGACAAGCTGGGCACGAACATGCTGGTCGTGACGCCGGGGCAGTCCATGTTCAGCGGGCAGGACACGAAGCTGCCGAAGGACGCCCCGGGCATGATCGCCCGCATCGAGGGGGTCGAGTCGGTCGGTACGACGGGTGACGTGAAGGAGTCCGTGCGCCGGTCGGAGAACATCCCGAAGGAGGAGACGGGAGCCATCGCCGTGAAGGCGGCCCGCGATCGACTGCTCGACACGCTGCGCGCCCGGATGGCGAAGGGGACCTGGCTCAACGGGGCCACCGGCCGCTATCCCTCCGTCGTGCTCGGCGACGTCTCCGCGCGCCGGCTCGGCATCACGGAGCCGGGCCGGCAGGTCTTCATCGGCGGGCGGTACTTCACGGTGATCGGCATCCTGGAACCGGTTCCGCTGGCCCCCGAGATCGAACGCTCCGCCCTGGTCGGCTGGGAGGCGGCGGAACGCCTGCTCGGCTTCGACGGCCACCCGACGGCCGTCTACGAACGCTCGGCGGACGACCGGGTCACCGCCGTCCGCGACCTGGTCGCCCGCACGGCCAACCCGTCGAGTCCCAGCACCGTTTCCGTCACCGACCCCTCCGCGGCGCTCCAGGCCAAGGCCGCCACGGAAGGGGCCTTCAGCACCCTGCTGCTCGGCCTGGGCGGCATCGCCCTGCTCGTGGGCGGGGTCGGGGTGGCCAACACGATGATCATCTCCGTGTTGGAGCGCCGCCACGAGATCGGCCTGCGCAGATCGCTGGGCGCGACCAAGGGGCAGGTCCGGATCCAGTTCGTCACGGAGTCCCTGTTGCTGTCCGGACTCGGCGGCGTGGCGGGCATCGTCCTGGGCGGCGCGGCCACGGCCGTCTACGCCCGGGCCGGCGACCTGCCCTGGGTCGTCCCCCTCTGGGCCGTCACGGGCGGCTTCGCCTCCACCCTGGCCATCGGGACGTTCGCCGGTCTCTACCCGGCGGTCCGCGCGGCCCGCCTCTCCCCGACGCTGGCGTTGCAGGCGGGGTAG
- a CDS encoding trypsin-like serine peptidase yields the protein MTPGPGGPVKFAGALFEGNPEGRVDGDHFCTATVVHSPGRNLIVTAGHCLAPGKQGANGPIFAPAYAGTTAPLGAWRLEEVYEDERWTDDANDDYDLAFARLAPDSSGRNIEDVTGAAALDTTGRTGEQVTVTGYPADRGVPRTCTAVAVREKASEQRFDCADFPGGTSGSAWIARDGKIVGVLTGGDTDDVSTSTVLGEYAATLYRRATGTAPASPPASAPPR from the coding sequence GTGACCCCCGGCCCGGGCGGACCCGTCAAGTTCGCCGGTGCGCTGTTCGAAGGCAACCCGGAAGGTCGTGTGGACGGCGACCACTTCTGTACCGCGACCGTCGTGCACAGCCCCGGACGCAACCTGATCGTCACCGCCGGGCACTGCCTGGCCCCCGGCAAGCAGGGCGCCAACGGCCCCATATTCGCACCCGCGTACGCCGGTACCACGGCCCCGCTCGGAGCCTGGCGGCTCGAAGAGGTCTACGAGGACGAGCGCTGGACCGACGACGCGAACGACGACTACGACCTCGCCTTCGCCCGCCTCGCCCCCGACTCCTCCGGCCGCAACATCGAGGACGTCACCGGCGCGGCCGCCTTGGACACCACGGGCCGCACGGGCGAGCAGGTCACGGTGACGGGCTACCCGGCCGACCGCGGCGTGCCGCGCACCTGCACGGCGGTGGCGGTGCGCGAGAAGGCCTCGGAGCAGCGGTTCGACTGCGCCGACTTCCCCGGGGGCACCAGCGGCAGCGCGTGGATCGCCCGCGACGGCAAGATCGTCGGCGTGCTGACGGGCGGCGACACGGACGACGTCTCGACGAGCACCGTCCTGGGGGAGTACGCGGCCACCCTCTACCGCCGGGCGACCGGAACCGCACCCGCGAGCCCGCCCGCGAGCGCCCCGCCGCGCTGA
- a CDS encoding amidohydrolase family protein, with protein sequence METFPKIISVDDHTVEPPHVWRDRLPSKYHDVGPRVVRAPLKEMTFLGGKFAPVMGAEGDDGPIGDWWVYEDLHRPLTRLDTAVGYDRDEIKLEVITYEQMRPGSFSVPDRLADMDVNHVQSALCFPTFPRFCGQTFTEAKDRELGLLGVRAYNDWMVEEWCGPEAAGRLIPLTLVPLWDARLAAAEVRRNAARGVRAVAFSEIPPHLGLPSIHTDDWDPFLQACDETGTVIAMHIGSSSRMPSTSADAPPAVGSTITFANCCFSMVDWLMSGKFERFPNLKIMYAEGQIGWIPYILERANVVWEENRGWGGVADKVLRPPSELFAEHVFGCFFDDAFGLRNLDSIGVANVLYETDYPHSDSTWPKSREVGEAQMGHLAPDVIDRIVRGNAIDLLGLTPEGLWPGA encoded by the coding sequence ATGGAGACCTTCCCGAAGATCATCTCGGTGGACGACCACACGGTGGAGCCCCCTCATGTCTGGCGGGACCGGCTCCCGTCCAAGTACCACGACGTCGGCCCCCGCGTCGTCCGCGCGCCCCTGAAGGAAATGACCTTCCTCGGCGGCAAGTTCGCCCCCGTCATGGGGGCCGAGGGCGACGACGGCCCGATAGGCGACTGGTGGGTCTACGAAGACCTGCACCGCCCGCTCACCCGCCTCGACACCGCGGTCGGGTACGACCGCGACGAGATCAAACTGGAAGTCATCACCTACGAGCAGATGCGCCCGGGGTCCTTCTCGGTTCCCGACCGGCTCGCGGACATGGACGTCAACCACGTCCAGTCGGCCCTGTGTTTCCCCACGTTCCCGCGCTTTTGCGGGCAGACCTTCACCGAGGCCAAGGACCGGGAACTGGGACTGCTCGGCGTACGCGCCTACAACGACTGGATGGTGGAGGAGTGGTGCGGCCCCGAGGCGGCGGGCCGGCTCATCCCGCTCACCCTCGTCCCCCTCTGGGACGCCCGCCTCGCCGCGGCCGAGGTCCGCCGCAACGCGGCCCGGGGCGTGCGGGCCGTCGCCTTCTCGGAGATCCCGCCCCACCTCGGGCTGCCGTCCATCCACACCGACGACTGGGACCCGTTCCTCCAGGCGTGCGACGAGACCGGCACGGTCATCGCCATGCACATCGGTTCCTCCTCGCGCATGCCCTCCACCTCCGCCGACGCCCCGCCGGCCGTCGGCTCGACCATCACCTTCGCCAACTGCTGCTTCTCGATGGTGGACTGGCTGATGAGCGGCAAGTTCGAACGCTTCCCCAACCTGAAGATCATGTACGCCGAGGGGCAGATCGGCTGGATCCCCTACATCCTGGAGCGCGCCAACGTGGTGTGGGAGGAGAACCGCGGCTGGGGCGGGGTGGCCGACAAGGTGCTGCGCCCGCCGTCGGAACTCTTCGCCGAGCACGTCTTCGGCTGCTTCTTCGACGACGCCTTCGGGCTGAGGAACCTGGACTCCATCGGCGTCGCCAACGTCCTCTACGAGACGGACTACCCGCACTCCGACTCCACCTGGCCCAAGTCCCGGGAGGTCGGAGAGGCCCAGATGGGGCACCTCGCCCCGGACGTGATCGACCGCATCGTCCGCGGCAACGCCATCGACCTGCTGGGCCTCACCCCGGAAGGCCTCTGGCCGGGCGCGTGA
- a CDS encoding peptidoglycan-binding protein: MRKRRGWLLASLAVLLAASGGGYVVLAGPQEDSGRSGDRRADGLPPATAPVKRGDLSSGLQVEGTLGYAKERKQNAAGPGVLTWTAAEGSVVERDDRLYEVDGRAVRLMYGATPMYRPLKGGDKGEDVKQLKQNLVALGYGTGLDASDGTFTAGTTAAVKRWQKAHKEKETGEVAKEAVAFASGPQRVQKHDAAVGDEAAPGKPVLTLTGTRRSVRFAVDVAKAGSVKTGDKVTVDLPGGGTAGGTIESVGSTADPDDPPGGGGGGGGGDKPKVEVAVALDDAAGAKGPDRSPVTVRLTGETRTGVLSVPVNSLLALSGGGFGVQVVEDGAVRDVRVELGMFGQGRVEVKGGALKEGMNVGVPGT, encoded by the coding sequence GTGAGGAAGCGGCGCGGGTGGCTGCTCGCTTCCCTGGCCGTGCTGCTCGCCGCGTCCGGCGGCGGCTACGTGGTGCTGGCCGGACCGCAGGAGGACTCCGGCCGTTCCGGTGACCGGCGCGCCGACGGCCTCCCGCCGGCCACCGCACCCGTCAAGCGCGGCGACCTCAGCTCCGGCCTCCAGGTCGAGGGCACCCTCGGCTACGCGAAGGAGCGCAAGCAGAACGCCGCCGGGCCCGGGGTGCTGACCTGGACGGCGGCGGAGGGCTCGGTGGTCGAGCGGGACGACAGGCTGTACGAGGTCGACGGCAGGGCGGTGCGCCTCATGTACGGGGCCACGCCGATGTACCGCCCGCTGAAGGGCGGGGACAAGGGCGAGGACGTCAAGCAGCTCAAGCAGAACCTTGTGGCCCTCGGTTACGGGACGGGCCTGGACGCGTCGGACGGCACCTTCACGGCGGGCACGACGGCCGCGGTCAAGCGGTGGCAGAAGGCCCACAAGGAGAAGGAGACGGGCGAGGTCGCCAAGGAGGCCGTCGCCTTCGCCTCCGGCCCGCAGCGGGTGCAGAAGCACGACGCGGCGGTGGGCGACGAGGCGGCCCCGGGCAAGCCGGTGCTGACGCTGACCGGGACGCGGCGCTCGGTCCGCTTCGCGGTGGACGTGGCGAAGGCGGGCTCGGTGAAGACCGGGGACAAGGTCACCGTCGACCTGCCGGGCGGCGGCACGGCCGGCGGGACCATCGAGTCGGTGGGCAGCACCGCCGATCCCGACGACCCCCCGGGCGGCGGGGGCGGGGGCGGCGGAGGCGACAAGCCGAAGGTGGAGGTGGCCGTGGCCCTCGACGACGCCGCCGGGGCCAAGGGCCCGGACCGGTCCCCGGTCACCGTGCGGCTCACCGGCGAGACGCGGACGGGAGTGCTGTCCGTACCGGTCAACTCGCTGCTGGCGCTGAGCGGCGGCGGCTTCGGCGTGCAGGTGGTCGAGGACGGCGCGGTGCGCGACGTGCGGGTCGAACTGGGCATGTTCGGGCAGGGCCGGGTGGAGGTCAAGGGCGGCGCCCTCAAGGAGGGCATGAACGTGGGGGTCCCCGGCACATGA
- a CDS encoding response regulator transcription factor, protein MRVLVVEDEEFLREMIAEGLRGDALAVDEAGDGLEALHRLRLGEYDVLVLDRDLPGLHGDEVCRQVVRERLLTRVLMLTASGSVRDRVEGLGLGADDYLTKPFAYDELLARVLALGRRAHPALPPVLERSGIAVDTARRSATRDGHRLALSRKEFAVLEALLRAEGAVLSSDDLIERVWEEDTSYRTNAVRVTLSKLRAKLGEPPLIETVPGAGYRIGGPR, encoded by the coding sequence ATGCGAGTTCTGGTGGTGGAGGACGAGGAGTTCCTCCGGGAGATGATCGCCGAGGGGTTGCGCGGCGACGCGCTGGCCGTCGACGAGGCGGGCGACGGCCTGGAGGCACTGCACCGGCTGCGCCTCGGGGAGTACGACGTCCTCGTGCTCGACCGCGACCTGCCCGGCCTGCACGGCGACGAGGTCTGCCGCCAGGTGGTGCGCGAGCGGCTGCTGACCCGGGTGCTGATGCTGACCGCGTCCGGGAGCGTCCGGGACCGGGTGGAGGGCCTTGGGCTCGGCGCGGACGACTACCTCACCAAGCCGTTCGCCTACGACGAGCTGCTCGCCCGGGTCCTGGCGCTGGGCCGGCGCGCCCATCCCGCGCTGCCTCCCGTGCTGGAGCGCTCGGGCATCGCCGTGGACACCGCCCGGCGGTCCGCCACCCGCGACGGTCACCGGCTGGCGCTGTCCCGCAAGGAGTTCGCGGTGCTGGAGGCGCTGCTGCGGGCCGAGGGGGCGGTCCTCAGCAGCGACGACCTGATCGAGCGCGTGTGGGAGGAGGACACCTCCTACCGCACCAACGCCGTACGGGTGACCTTGAGCAAACTGCGCGCGAAGCTGGGCGAACCGCCGCTGATCGAGACGGTGCCGGGCGCCGGCTACCGGATCGGTGGTCCGCGATGA
- a CDS encoding ABC transporter ATP-binding protein: protein MTAHDTPDAPPDPTPHDTPPHDAPPHDPTPHATTARLADRPGDPPADRPATTVVELTGVTKEYPGGVAALRGVDLTVTSGELLAIVGPSGSGKSTLLHIVGTLDRPTAGSVSIAGYDVAALSDRSLSALRSRHVGFVFQSFHLVPGISARANVAEGLLYSGFSRAERGRRAARALERVGLGDRMDHRPHELSGGQKQRVAIARAVAGEPDLLLADEPTGALDTASGDAVMELLRELNADGATIAVITHDQEIAASLPRQVRIRDGEIVADVWNPAPVQGAGRNRSGAVT, encoded by the coding sequence ATGACCGCACACGACACGCCCGACGCCCCGCCCGACCCGACCCCGCACGACACGCCACCACACGACGCGCCACCACACGACCCGACCCCGCACGCCACGACGGCACGTCTCGCGGACCGGCCCGGGGACCCGCCCGCGGACCGGCCCGCCACGACCGTCGTGGAGCTCACCGGCGTCACCAAGGAGTACCCGGGCGGTGTCGCGGCCCTGCGCGGGGTCGACCTGACCGTCACGAGCGGCGAACTCCTCGCCATCGTCGGCCCGTCGGGCTCCGGCAAGTCCACCCTGCTGCACATCGTCGGGACCCTGGACCGGCCGACCGCCGGCTCGGTCTCCATCGCCGGGTACGACGTCGCGGCCCTGTCCGACCGGTCCCTGTCCGCGCTGCGCTCCCGCCACGTCGGCTTCGTCTTCCAGTCCTTCCACCTGGTACCGGGCATCAGCGCCCGGGCGAACGTCGCCGAGGGGCTGCTCTACAGCGGCTTCTCGCGGGCCGAACGCGGCCGCCGGGCGGCGCGGGCCCTGGAGCGGGTCGGCCTCGGGGACCGGATGGACCACCGCCCCCACGAACTGTCGGGCGGGCAGAAGCAACGCGTCGCGATCGCCCGGGCGGTGGCGGGCGAACCGGATCTGCTGCTGGCCGACGAGCCGACCGGGGCGCTGGACACGGCGTCCGGGGATGCGGTGATGGAGCTGTTGCGCGAACTGAACGCGGACGGGGCCACCATCGCCGTGATCACCCACGATCAGGAGATCGCCGCGAGCCTGCCCCGCCAGGTACGGATCCGCGACGGCGAGATCGTCGCGGACGTGTGGAACCCCGCCCCGGTCCAGGGCGCGGGCCGGAACCGGTCGGGGGCGGTCACGTGA
- a CDS encoding NUDIX hydrolase, producing the protein MRTPRQAARIVVLSPTGSIFLFRENNVEVGIHWLPPGGGIDPGESPEECVRRELREETGWTDLEPRRLLCTWEHDFTHQGIPVRQHEHIYVTTGPLRDPVPESPDAQWRWLSRDALATLGEPLWPPRLADLLADVSAEPVHFGLMV; encoded by the coding sequence ATGAGAACTCCACGTCAGGCAGCGCGCATTGTGGTCCTGTCGCCCACGGGATCCATATTTCTCTTTCGGGAGAACAATGTGGAAGTGGGCATCCACTGGCTTCCCCCGGGCGGGGGAATCGACCCCGGGGAAAGTCCCGAGGAATGTGTGCGGCGCGAGTTGCGCGAGGAGACCGGGTGGACCGATCTCGAACCTCGGCGACTGCTCTGCACCTGGGAGCACGACTTCACCCATCAGGGCATCCCCGTCCGGCAGCACGAGCACATCTACGTCACCACGGGCCCGCTGCGCGATCCCGTCCCGGAGTCGCCCGACGCCCAGTGGCGTTGGCTCTCCCGGGACGCGCTGGCCACGCTCGGGGAGCCGCTGTGGCCGCCGCGGTTGGCGGACCTGCTCGCGGACGTGTCCGCCGAGCCGGTGCATTTCGGCCTGATGGTGTGA
- a CDS encoding RBBP9/YdeN family alpha/beta hydrolase, whose amino-acid sequence MTDALVEDGFLILHGWQNHRPAGHWEHWLAERLTAAGHAVDYPALPDPDHPDLEVWLAELRERLGALRGRRRTVVCHSLACVLWLHAAARGDVAVPVDRVLLVAPPSAGYLGRYPEVAAFAPPRVSAAQLYAGAGYVRMVGGDDDPCCPQGADAVFAEPLGLPVDVLAGQGHLGEDAGYGPWPSLLDWCVGRDDDAPIRSRAR is encoded by the coding sequence ATGACCGACGCCCTGGTCGAGGACGGCTTCCTGATACTCCACGGTTGGCAGAACCATCGGCCCGCCGGCCACTGGGAGCACTGGCTCGCCGAACGGCTCACGGCCGCGGGGCACGCCGTCGACTACCCGGCCCTCCCCGACCCGGACCATCCGGACCTGGAGGTGTGGCTGGCCGAGCTGCGCGAGCGGCTCGGCGCGCTGCGCGGTCGGCGGCGCACGGTCGTCTGCCACAGCCTGGCCTGCGTGCTGTGGCTCCACGCCGCGGCCCGCGGCGACGTGGCGGTCCCGGTCGACCGGGTGCTCCTCGTCGCCCCGCCGTCGGCGGGCTACCTGGGGCGGTACCCGGAGGTCGCCGCCTTCGCGCCGCCCCGGGTGTCGGCGGCGCAGTTGTACGCAGGTGCCGGGTACGTCCGGATGGTCGGCGGCGACGACGACCCGTGCTGTCCGCAGGGCGCCGACGCCGTCTTCGCGGAGCCGCTCGGCCTGCCCGTGGACGTCCTGGCCGGCCAGGGGCACCTGGGCGAGGACGCGGGATACGGGCCCTGGCCCTCGCTCCTCGACTGGTGCGTCGGCCGCGACGACGACGCCCCGATCCGGTCCCGCGCGCGCTGA
- a CDS encoding sensor histidine kinase, with product MRAVLRSERARLTTLYGTLLLLAGGGLVALVNVLVRNGLPSRINGAVTTTIPAFRQGVGPVPGEKVWVPAERLPAEAVPTAEQLESYQVTRNVSAAVEQATLHELLVVSLVALAVFAAVSMWLAWWMAGRVLRPVGVITETARRLSGANLHERIDLQAPPGELKRLADTFDGMLDRMEGLVGAQRRFAANAAHELRTPLAVQRAAAEIGLAGEPTPQKVARIRRKLIGVAESSEHLIESLLLLAVSEEGLETKTPVDLAALTATETDAATDAATDAAADAAAVEGTAVSGAVADGPPAYVNPPDGPPAHGAAANGTPAHGVGAGGRAPACGDGGAAGAPVPSGALPTVVRDLAPLTVAGDRALLGHLVRNLLANAVRHNRAGGRVSVTTSADGSLTVSNTGPVIEPDDVPRLLEPFRRRAERLHTAGEGAGLGLSIVASIARAHGAELRAWANPAPEGGLTVRVEFPAPGRPTPTPNPAPAGARHP from the coding sequence ATGAGAGCGGTGCTCCGCTCCGAGCGCGCCCGACTCACCACCCTCTACGGCACGCTCCTCCTCCTCGCCGGCGGCGGCCTGGTCGCCCTGGTGAACGTACTGGTCCGCAACGGGCTGCCCTCCCGCATCAACGGGGCCGTGACCACCACCATCCCCGCGTTCCGGCAGGGCGTCGGCCCGGTGCCCGGCGAGAAGGTCTGGGTACCCGCCGAGCGGCTCCCGGCCGAGGCCGTGCCGACCGCCGAGCAACTGGAGTCGTACCAGGTCACCCGCAACGTCTCCGCCGCCGTCGAACAGGCCACCCTCCACGAACTCCTCGTCGTGTCCCTCGTCGCCCTCGCCGTCTTCGCGGCCGTGTCCATGTGGCTGGCCTGGTGGATGGCCGGCCGCGTGCTGCGCCCCGTCGGCGTGATCACGGAGACGGCCCGCCGGCTGTCCGGCGCCAACCTGCACGAACGCATCGACCTCCAGGCCCCGCCCGGCGAACTGAAGCGGCTCGCCGACACCTTCGACGGGATGCTGGACCGGATGGAGGGCCTGGTCGGGGCGCAGCGCCGGTTCGCCGCGAACGCCGCCCACGAGCTGCGGACCCCGCTGGCCGTGCAGCGGGCCGCCGCCGAGATCGGCCTGGCGGGGGAGCCGACACCGCAGAAGGTGGCCCGGATCCGCCGCAAGCTGATCGGCGTCGCGGAGTCGAGCGAGCACCTCATCGAGTCGCTGCTGCTCCTCGCGGTCTCCGAGGAGGGGCTGGAGACGAAGACCCCGGTGGACCTGGCGGCCCTCACGGCGACGGAGACGGATGCGGCGACGGACGCGGCGACGGATGCGGCGGCGGACGCGGCGGCCGTGGAGGGGACGGCGGTGTCCGGGGCCGTGGCGGACGGGCCCCCGGCGTACGTGAACCCGCCGGACGGGCCCCCGGCGCACGGGGCGGCTGCGAACGGGACCCCGGCGCACGGGGTGGGCGCGGGCGGTCGCGCGCCGGCGTGCGGGGACGGGGGCGCGGCCGGGGCGCCGGTCCCGTCCGGGGCGTTGCCGACCGTCGTGCGCGATCTCGCGCCGCTGACCGTCGCCGGCGACCGGGCGTTGCTCGGGCACCTGGTGCGGAACCTCCTGGCCAACGCGGTCCGGCACAACCGGGCGGGCGGCCGGGTGAGCGTCACGACCTCCGCCGACGGCTCGTTGACGGTGTCGAACACGGGGCCGGTGATAGAGCCGGACGACGTACCGCGCCTGCTGGAGCCGTTCCGGCGCCGCGCCGAACGGTTGCACACGGCCGGCGAGGGCGCCGGGCTGGGGTTGTCGATCGTGGCCTCGATCGCGCGGGCCCACGGCGCGGAGCTGAGGGCCTGGGCCAACCCGGCGCCGGAGGGTGGTCTCACGGTCC